A single bacterium DNA region contains:
- a CDS encoding reverse transcriptase/maturase family protein, protein MSSAYWSSTANANNTNNAWCVNFSNGNVNNNNKSNSYYVRAVRSGKCSLLSFESVWKAYLDCRRRKRGTINALRFEYGLLDNLFSLAQELQNGTYQPSRSVCFVTTRPKLREIFAADFRDRIVHHLIVREMEKVWERKFIHDSYASRSGKGIHAAVARLQKFMLKATRNQKRVAYFIQLDIRSFFMSVDKEILVQILEQELRPRKEIESEALLYLLHRTIFHHCPDNYFFKGDPAMRDKIPAHKSLFKVPAGKGLPIGNLTSQFLANVYLNKLDQFVKHTLRCRFYIRYVDDAILISPDQDQLLEWEERIGEFLEKRLALQLKGKGKIKRVSEGADFLGYIVRPAYLLARKRVVNNLKFKLVRFQDKMIQDLQIHGLKVRKIIMQPQMVRKLRQTLASYLGHLNMAIPSG, encoded by the coding sequence ATGTCATCCGCCTACTGGTCGTCTACTGCCAACGCCAACAATACGAACAACGCCTGGTGCGTGAACTTCAGCAACGGCAACGTCAACAACAACAATAAGTCGAACAGTTACTATGTGCGGGCCGTGCGGAGCGGAAAGTGTTCCCTGCTCTCCTTTGAATCGGTCTGGAAAGCTTATCTTGACTGCCGGCGAAGGAAAAGAGGTACGATAAATGCGCTCAGGTTTGAATATGGTTTATTGGATAATCTGTTCAGCCTGGCTCAGGAGTTACAAAATGGTACCTATCAGCCATCCCGCTCTGTTTGCTTTGTTACCACAAGACCTAAATTACGCGAGATTTTTGCCGCTGATTTCAGAGACAGGATTGTCCATCATCTGATTGTTCGGGAGATGGAAAAGGTCTGGGAGCGAAAATTTATCCACGATTCCTATGCCTCAAGGTCGGGGAAAGGAATCCATGCGGCTGTAGCCAGGCTCCAGAAATTTATGCTCAAAGCGACCAGAAATCAGAAGCGAGTAGCTTATTTTATTCAGCTTGACATTCGCTCTTTTTTCATGAGCGTAGATAAAGAGATTCTCGTTCAGATTCTCGAACAAGAGCTGCGGCCAAGAAAAGAGATTGAATCAGAAGCGCTTCTTTACCTGCTCCATCGGACTATCTTTCACCACTGCCCTGATAACTATTTCTTTAAGGGTGATCCGGCCATGCGGGATAAGATTCCAGCTCATAAATCGCTCTTCAAGGTGCCAGCGGGCAAAGGGCTGCCAATAGGCAATCTTACCTCTCAATTCCTGGCCAATGTCTATTTAAATAAGCTGGATCAGTTTGTAAAACATACTCTCCGCTGCCGCTTTTATATCAGGTACGTAGATGATGCTATTCTCATCTCGCCTGATCAAGATCAGTTGCTTGAGTGGGAGGAGAGAATCGGTGAGTTTCTGGAAAAGCGGCTTGCTCTTCAGCTCAAGGGCAAAGGGAAGATAAAGAGAGTTTCGGAGGGGGCTGATTTTTTGGGCTATATTGTCAGGCCGGCTTATCTTCTGGCTCGGAAAAGAGTAGTCAATAATTTAAAATTCAAGCTGGTTCGGTTTCAAGATAAGATGATTCAAGATCTTCAAATTCACGGCCTGAAGGTTAGAAAAATAATTATGCAGCCTCAGATGGTAAGGAAGCTGAGGCAAACCCTGGCCTCTTATCTGGGGCATTTAAACATGGCAATACCTTCAGGCTGA
- a CDS encoding DUF1566 domain-containing protein — MRRLLCGLTLFILLLCSRLALADFMGNGSYTANGDGTVTDTSTGLMWQQETAGPMSWEEALHYCEGLTLGGHSDWRLPNVNELQFLVDYSRYNPAIDPELFPKTQASGYWSSTVNHCSPDTVWYVGFGYGGISYGNRGASQDSKYYVRAVRGSSADETVIVEKRKNYIYANGSYKANDDGTVSDETSGLMWQQETAGPMSWEEALHYCEGLTLGEYSDWRLPNVNELQFLVDYSRYNPAIDPELFPKTQASGYWSSTVNHCSPDNAWYVGFDYGGISYGSRWSGKYYVRAVRSISSDETVIVEKRKNYVYGNGSYTANGDGTVTDTSTGLMWQRETAGPMSWEEALHYCEGLTLGGHSDWRLPNVNELQFLVDYSRYNPAIDPELFPKTQASGYWSSTVNHCSPD; from the coding sequence ATGAGAAGGTTATTGTGTGGATTAACTCTTTTTATCTTATTATTATGCTCAAGGCTTGCTCTTGCTGACTTTATGGGCAATGGCTCATACACAGCCAATGGTGATGGCACAGTTACCGATACTTCCACTGGCCTTATGTGGCAGCAAGAGACAGCCGGGCCGATGAGCTGGGAGGAGGCGCTGCACTACTGTGAGGGACTCACCCTTGGGGGGCATAGCGACTGGCGGCTGCCGAATGTCAATGAGCTGCAATTTCTGGTGGACTACAGCCGCTACAATCCAGCCATAGACCCTGAGCTATTCCCCAAAACTCAAGCCTCTGGCTACTGGTCATCAACGGTGAATCACTGCTCGCCTGATACTGTCTGGTATGTGGGCTTTGGCTATGGGGGGATATCGTACGGCAACAGGGGGGCAAGCCAAGACAGCAAATACTATGTGCGGGCCGTGCGTGGCAGCTCCGCAGATGAGACAGTGATAGTAGAGAAGAGAAAAAATTATATCTATGCCAACGGCTCCTACAAAGCTAACGACGACGGCACGGTGAGTGATGAGACAAGCGGCCTTATGTGGCAGCAAGAGACAGCCGGACCGATGAGCTGGGAGGAGGCGCTGCACTACTGTGAGGGACTCACCCTTGGGGAGTACAGCGACTGGCGGCTGCCGAATGTCAATGAGCTGCAATTTCTGGTGGACTACAGCCGCTACAATCCAGCCATAGACCCTGAGCTATTCCCCAAAACTCAAGCCTCTGGCTACTGGTCATCAACGGTGAATCACTGCTCGCCTGATAATGCCTGGTATGTGGGCTTTGACTATGGGGGGATATCGTACGGCAGCAGGTGGTCAGGCAAATATTATGTGCGGGCCGTGCGGAGCATCTCGTCAGATGAGACAGTGATAGTAGAGAAGAGAAAAAATTATGTCTATGGCAATGGCTCATACACAGCCAATGGTGATGGCACAGTTACCGATACTTCCACTGGCCTTATGTGGCAGCGAGAGACAGCCGGGCCGATGAGCTGGGAGGAGGCGCTGCACTACTGTGAGGGACTCACCCTTGGGGGGCATAGCGACTGGCGGCTGCCGAATGTCAATGAGCTGCAATTTCTGGTGGACTACAGCCGCTACAATCCAGCCATAGACCCTGAGCTATTCCCCAAAACTCAAGCCTCTGGCTACTGGTCATCAACGGTGAATCACTGCTCGCCTGATA